From the genome of Polyangiaceae bacterium, one region includes:
- a CDS encoding cytochrome P450, whose amino-acid sequence MGHAHLLEGDNRIPFLKRVAGMGDMMQIRVGIRSGCVVSSPALIHEILVEKGRKFEKSPGARILLNDLAGQGLFTSVGDLWQRQRRLLSPLFHHAELAGYVKAMNEEALAARQRMKDGARIDLSHEMMRITMGVVGRTLFGTQSVDEADRIGEALTVMLGWANQFIGSPLLGLQIAAFEQFESFKGKVPERLEPFRRRAQDALLEPVFLPKRRSPEVVRAMDVIDTYTNKMIDERRASPTQRKDLLTRLLLARDGELGGEGMSDKQVRDEANTLFVAGHETTASALSWAFYLLSKYPEARARVQAEADSFGPEGPTKYDPEKLSYTSRVFKEALRMYPPVITIVRRSREEVEIGGRVIPPHHLFFINIVGVHYRPDIYPDPNRFDPDRFLPEVEAKRPRSAWIPFSIGPRVCIGNFFALMEGAVVLATLMRGLRFDVEPRTIMPESFLTLRPKGGVWAKVHRAEA is encoded by the coding sequence TTGGGGCATGCTCACCTGCTGGAAGGCGACAATCGTATCCCGTTTCTGAAACGAGTCGCCGGCATGGGCGACATGATGCAAATCCGCGTCGGAATACGCTCGGGATGCGTGGTGAGCTCGCCTGCACTGATCCATGAAATCCTCGTCGAAAAAGGTCGTAAGTTCGAAAAATCGCCTGGTGCGCGTATATTGTTGAACGACTTGGCGGGTCAGGGCTTGTTCACGAGCGTGGGGGATTTGTGGCAGCGGCAAAGGCGTCTGCTTTCGCCATTGTTTCATCATGCCGAATTGGCGGGCTACGTCAAAGCGATGAACGAGGAGGCACTTGCCGCACGGCAGCGCATGAAAGACGGCGCGAGAATCGATTTGTCGCATGAAATGATGCGCATCACCATGGGGGTCGTCGGACGAACATTGTTTGGCACACAAAGCGTCGACGAAGCCGATCGCATTGGCGAAGCGCTCACCGTCATGCTCGGCTGGGCCAATCAGTTCATCGGCTCGCCCCTCTTGGGCTTGCAAATCGCCGCATTCGAACAGTTCGAATCGTTCAAAGGCAAAGTACCCGAAAGGCTCGAACCGTTTCGTCGGCGTGCGCAGGATGCGCTGCTCGAACCAGTTTTTCTTCCCAAACGTCGTTCGCCCGAGGTCGTCCGGGCAATGGATGTCATCGATACGTATACGAATAAGATGATCGACGAGCGCCGCGCCAGTCCCACCCAAAGAAAAGATCTTTTGACTCGGTTATTGCTCGCCCGAGACGGAGAGCTCGGGGGCGAGGGCATGAGTGACAAGCAGGTGCGTGACGAGGCCAATACGTTGTTCGTTGCCGGGCACGAAACGACCGCATCGGCGCTTTCGTGGGCATTTTATTTGTTGTCGAAATACCCGGAAGCTCGAGCACGCGTACAAGCCGAAGCTGATTCGTTTGGACCCGAAGGACCCACCAAGTACGACCCGGAAAAACTCAGCTATACGTCACGCGTATTCAAAGAAGCGCTGCGGATGTATCCACCGGTCATTACGATCGTTCGTCGGAGTCGCGAAGAAGTCGAAATTGGGGGACGCGTCATTCCACCCCATCACCTTTTTTTCATCAACATCGTGGGCGTGCATTACCGGCCGGACATTTACCCCGATCCCAATCGATTCGATCCGGATCGTTTCCTGCCGGAGGTCGAAGCCAAGCGTCCAAGATCCGCGTGGATTCCCTTCAGCATTGGGCCGAGGGTATGCATTGGAAACTTTTTTGCGCTCATGGAAGGCGCGGTCGTGCTCGCGACGCTCATGCGCGGGCTACGCTTCGACGTGGAGCCTCGCACGATCATGCCCGAATCGTTTTTGACACTGCGGCCCAAAGGCGGCGTTTGGGCGAAGGTGCATCGAGCGGAGGCCTAA
- a CDS encoding SDR family oxidoreductase translates to MSKSVLVTGGGKRIGRAIAMALGQDGWNVAIHYHSSRKDAESTAEAIAAFGGRAAVVGADLMRESETETLVERAEELVGPLEALVNNAAVFERDTVETVTRESWDLHIETNLRAPFVLMQSFARRLPEGAEGSIVNLLDQRVWNMGPTFTSYTVSKMGLWALTQSLAIALAPRIRVNAVGPGPTLPSSRQTPEQFAAQCDRVPLRHGATPEDVADAVRYLLGARSVTGQMIAVDGGEHLGHTRRAGSEPPPE, encoded by the coding sequence ATGAGCAAGTCGGTCCTCGTGACAGGTGGCGGCAAGCGCATTGGACGTGCCATTGCCATGGCGCTCGGCCAGGATGGGTGGAATGTCGCAATACATTATCACTCGTCACGCAAAGATGCGGAATCGACGGCGGAAGCCATTGCGGCTTTCGGCGGGCGAGCGGCCGTCGTCGGGGCTGATTTGATGCGCGAATCGGAGACCGAGACGCTGGTCGAACGAGCCGAAGAGCTCGTCGGGCCGCTCGAAGCGCTCGTCAACAACGCCGCGGTATTCGAACGCGATACCGTGGAAACGGTCACGCGCGAAAGCTGGGATTTGCACATCGAGACGAATCTGCGCGCGCCGTTCGTTTTGATGCAATCGTTCGCTCGGCGGCTGCCCGAGGGGGCGGAGGGCAGCATCGTGAATTTGCTCGATCAGCGCGTATGGAACATGGGGCCGACGTTCACGTCGTACACCGTGAGCAAAATGGGATTATGGGCCCTCACGCAATCGCTTGCAATCGCCCTCGCTCCTCGTATTCGTGTCAATGCGGTCGGCCCCGGGCCGACACTGCCGAGCAGTCGGCAAACGCCCGAGCAATTTGCGGCGCAATGCGATCGAGTTCCCCTACGTCATGGCGCAACGCCCGAGGACGTCGCTGATGCCGTACGTTATTTACTCGGTGCTCGCTCCGTCACGGGGCAGATGATCGCGGTCGACGGCGGCGAGCATTTGGGGCATACCCGACGCGCAGGTAGCGAACCACCACCAGAATAA
- a CDS encoding 6-carboxytetrahydropterin synthase: MMRLTHEPARGIALARLAPSRRPTRFGERMFRVTEEVRFCYGHRLMDYVGPCARIHGHNARVEIEVSTPELDAKGFVVDFFDIEKAGKAWILAELDHRLLLRRDDPVIPYLDQANETYVALDVNPSAENLAKLIFDRLRSQGIPVTAVRFYETETAIATYDER; encoded by the coding sequence ATGATGAGGTTGACGCACGAGCCTGCGCGCGGTATTGCGCTCGCGAGGCTCGCGCCATCGCGACGTCCCACGAGGTTCGGCGAACGCATGTTTCGAGTGACGGAAGAAGTTCGATTTTGTTACGGCCACAGGCTCATGGACTACGTAGGACCATGCGCACGAATCCATGGCCACAATGCCCGCGTGGAGATTGAAGTTTCGACGCCCGAGCTCGATGCGAAGGGATTCGTGGTCGACTTTTTCGACATCGAAAAAGCCGGCAAGGCGTGGATCCTGGCCGAGCTCGACCACCGATTGTTATTGCGACGCGACGATCCAGTCATTCCCTATCTCGACCAAGCGAACGAAACGTACGTGGCGCTCGACGTGAATCCGAGCGCGGAAAACCTTGCCAAGCTCATTTTCGACCGTTTGCGATCTCAGGGAATTCCTGTTACGGCTGTTCGGTTCTACGAAACCGAAACGGCGATAGCAACGTATGACGAACGGTAG